A section of the Bradyrhizobium oligotrophicum S58 genome encodes:
- a CDS encoding DUF6894 family protein, which produces MGHGTMPFYHFDLTNSETIAGERYVELPGDGEAMDSADVIARQLVSDHPELRNQSYAVLVTNEEGDEVCRVPLDVLH; this is translated from the coding sequence GCCATTTTATCACTTTGACTTGACCAACAGCGAAACGATAGCAGGCGAGCGCTATGTCGAGCTGCCAGGCGATGGCGAGGCGATGGATTCAGCTGACGTCATTGCGCGGCAGCTGGTTTCGGATCATCCCGAGCTGCGCAACCAGAGCTACGCGGTTCTGGTCACCAATGAAGAGGGGGACGAGGTCTGCCGTGTCCCGCTCGATGTTCTTCATTAG